ATTCCGTCGATCGACATCGAGTCCGACTCCGCCCGCCAGGTCATCGGCCGGGCCGTCGAGCACTACGTCGAGCTGGTGGACCAACACCCCAATGTGGTGCGGTTCCTGCTGCAGGGGCGGTTCGCCGATCAGTCGGCGGCGGCGATGACCACCGTCAACCGGGGCCGCGACATCACCCTGGCGATCGCCGAGATGGTCAGCGGGGAGCTCAAGGAGATGGAGCTCGACCCCGCGGTCTTCGAGTTAGCGGCGTTCGCGTTGTTCGGCACCGCGGCCTCGGCCACCGACTGGTGGCTCGGCGGCAACGACGACACCCCGCGCCGGATGCCCGCCGAGGAGTTCGTCGCGCATATGACGACGATCATGATGGGTGCGGTGAACGGCACGGCCGAGCTGGTGGGTGTACAGATCGACCCCGATCAGCCCATTCACAATGCGGTCCGGCGTCAGGAATCCGTGCAGCAACCCGGCGCCTGAGGCGATCCGGAACTCCGGCCCCACCTGGGGCGTTGACACGTGTTATCGGGTACCGGGACACTGAGAAGTATCCGGTACCGGCGTTCCCAGGAAAGGCTCTGACGCTGTGTCTACTGACGCTGTCTCGACCCGCGCACTGATCATCGGATCCGGTTTCTCCGGACTCGGGATGGGCATCGCGCTCAAGAAACAAGGTGTGGACTTCCTGATCCTGGAGAAGGCCGACGAGATCGGCGGCACCTGGCGGGACAACACCTACCCCGGGTGCGCCTGCGACATCCCGTCGCACATGTACTCGTTCTCCTTCGAACCCAAGGCCGACTGGACCCACATGTGGTCCTTCCAGCCCGAGATCTTCGACTACCTCAAGGGCGTCGCCGACAAGCACGGCCTGCGTCGCCACATCCGGTTCGGCGCCCATGTCGACCGCGCGCACTGGGACGAGGCGGAGTCCCGCTGGCACGTCTTCGACGCCACCGGGCAGGAGTACGTCGCGCAGTTCCTGATCTCCGGGGCCGGCGGACTGCACATCCCGTCCATCCCCGAGATTCCTGGGCGAGACCAATTCGGTGGTGTGGCTTTCCATTCCGCGCAGTGGAACCACGAGGTGGATATCCGCGGCAAGCGGGTCGCGGTGATCGGCACCGGTGCCAGCGCCATCCAGATCGTGCCCGCCATCGTCGACGACGTCGCCGAACTGCAGCTCTACCAACGCACCCCGGCCTGGGTGATGCCGCGCCCCAACAACGCGTTCCCGCAATGGATGCGCACCGTGTTCACCCGTGTTCCCGGGGTCCGGGCGCTGCTGCGCGCCGGCATCTACTGGATCCACGAGGGCGTCGGCTTCGCCATGACCCAGCAACCCCGACTGCTCAAGATCGGCGAGCTGATGGGGAAGTGGAACATCAACCGCAGCATCAAAGATCCCGAACTGCGGCGCAAACTGACCCCCGACTACCGTGCCGGATGTAAGCGAATCCTCAACTCCGACACCTACTATCGCGGGATCGCGAACCCGAAGACCACCGTGGTCACCGAGCGGATCGAGCGGATGACACCGGGCGGCTTCGTCACCGCCGACGGCGCCGAGCACCCGGTCGATGTGGTGATCTGGGCCACCGGATTCCACGTGACGGATTCCTACACCTACGTCGACATCAAGGGTGCCGACGGTGAGGATCTGGTGGACCGCTGGAACGCCGAGGGGATGGCCGCCCACCGTGGCATCACCGTCGCCGGGATGCCGAACCTGTTCTTCCTGCTCGGACCCAACACCGCGCTGGGGCACAACTCGGTGGTGTTCATGATCGAATCGCAGATCCGCTACGTCGCGCAGGCCATCGCCGCGGTGGACCAGGCGGGCGCGGCCGCCCTGGCCCCGACCCGCCGCGCACAGGACGAGTACAACGCCGATCTGCAGCGGCACCTGGCCGGCACGGTGTTCAGCACCGGTGGCTGCCACAGCTGGTACATGGACGCCCACGGTGTCAACCGCACCCTGTGGAGCGGGATGACCTGGCAGTACTGGCTGGCCACCCGTAGCTTCAAGCCCTCGGAGTACAGCTTCATCCGGCAGCGTGAATCGGTGCGTTCCTAGGAGTGTCACGGCCTGCCTGCCGCCCGGCAGCGATCCTAGGTTCGGTGTCATGACCAACATCACTCGTCTTGCCCTGTCGGTGATCGGCGTCCTGGCCCTCACCGTGACGCTCGGATGTACTGCCAACGCCGAAAGTTTGGCTCCCACCGGCCAGCAGCAACGCAACGAGGAGGTGATCCGGGATGCCTTCGCGCTCGGGGTCGGCGACGACGACACCTTCTATGCGGTCCTCGCCGACGATGTCGAGTGGACGGTGGCCCGGGCCGGCGGGGCGTCCACCTATACCGGGCGCGCGGAATTTCTCCGCGACGGCGCCGCCCCGATCGTGTCCCGTCTCGACGGTCAGATCCACGCCGAGATCAGGGAACTGGTCGCCGCGGATGATGTGGTGGTCGCGTCGTGGCGTGGCACCGCCACCGCGCGCGACGGGCTCCCGTACGTCAACGAGTACGCCTGGGTGATGACCATGCGCGATGAGCGCGTGGTCCGGGTGACGGCCTACCTGGACCTGGTCGCGCTCGGTGAACTGCTGGAACGGGTGAGCCCGGACACCGCCGCCGGCCGTCCCTACCTCGGCATGTGGACGACCGCCGATGGTCGCATCCGCCAGGAACTGCGGCCCGACGGGCGCTACGACGAAGCGCGGGGCTCGCGGGAGAGCGCCTACACCGGGCGGTACGAGGTGCGGGGTGAGCGCATCGAGTACCGGGACGACTCCGGGTTCACCGCCGATGGGACGTTCGTCACCCCCGACGAACTGCACCACGGTGGCATGATCTTCTATCGTCAACCGCGCTGAACCGCGACACGCCAGACACAACATCTCGTATAGCCCGGCGATGTCGCACACCAGTTGTAGTGTTGGTGTCGCCCACGGGATATATCCTGGGGACAGCGCAAAATGCCAGGTGAAATGGGGTCCAAGGTGTCCGACGGAATGAAGCTGATCGATCGCGTATCGGCCATCAACTGGAACCGTCTGCAGGATGACAAGGATGCCGAGGTGTGGGAGCGCCTGACCGGCAACTTCTGGTTGCCCGAGAAGGTGCCGGTGTCCAACGACATCCCATCCTGGGGGACCCTCAACGAGCACGAGAAGCAGCTCACCATGCGCGTGTTCACCGGCCTGACGTTGCTGGACACCATCCAGGGCACCGTCGGCGCGGTCAGCCTGATCCCCGATGCGCTGACCCCGCACGAAGAGGCGGTCTACACCAACATCGCCTTCATGGAGTCCGTGCACGCCAAGAGCTACAGCAATATCTTCTCCACGCTGTGCTCCACCTCCGAGATCGACGAGGCGTTCCGCTGGTCGGAGGAGAACCCGAACCTGCAGCGCAAGGCGCAGATCGTGATGGACTTCTACAAGGGCGACGACCCGCTCAAGCGCAAGGTGGCCTCCACCCTGCTGGAGAGCTTCCTGTTCTACTCCGGCTTCTACCTGCCGATGTACTGGTCCTCGCGCGCCAAGCTCACCAACACCGCCGACATGATCCGGCTGATCATCCGCGACGAGGCCGTGCACGGCTACTACATCGGCTACAAGTTCCAGAAGGGTCTCGCCCTGGAGACCGAGGCCCGCAAGCAGGAGCTCAAGGAGTACACCTACGAGCTGCTGTTCGAGCTGTACGACAACGAGGTGGAATACACCCAGGACCTCTACGACGGCGTCGGGCTGACCGAGGACGTCAAGAAGTTCCTGCGCTACAACGCCAACAAGGCGTTGATGAACCTCGGCTACGAGGCGCTGTTCCCCAAGGACGAGACCGACGTCAACCCGGCGATCCTGTCCGCGCTGAGCCCGAACGCCGACGAGAACCACGACTTCTTCTCCGGCTCCGGATCCAGCTACGTGATCGGCAAGGCCGTGGTCACCGAGGACGAGGACTGGGACTTCTAGCCCGACCGGCGCTCATGGTTTGTTCTCGCTGATCAGCGGGCACTCTTCTTACCAAGTTCACGGCTTCTGTTGAGGATCCTCGCGGGTCCGTCACGCAAGCTGGGACGCAGACGGTTCAGAAGCGGGCCCGAGGGAGGACATCATGGTGGCGATCGCGATGGCGGACAGCAACGTCGTCGAACTCTCGGTACGCCGTGCCCGGCGCAACCTGCGGGCACTCAACGAGGCCAAGCACCGGCACCCGTCATACATCTCGCGCAACACCCCGGCGAAGGCACCCGAAGCCTGCCGGATCCTGCAGTTCAGGAGCTGACCGGGATCGACGCGGTGACGGTGGTGCCCACGTTCGGGGTGCTGAGGACGCGGAACTCCCCGGACAGCGCCTCCACCCGGTCCTGCAGGCCGATCAACCCGGAACCGCCCCCGGCCGCGGCCCCGCCGACACCGTCATCGCCTACCGAGAGCCGCAGGGCGCCGTCCTCGACGGCCGCGGTCACGGTCACCACCTCCGCTTCGGCATATTTCGCTGCGTTGGTGAGCGATTCGGCGACCAGGTAGTACGCGGCGACCTCCACGGATGCGGGCAGCCGTTCCTCGATCTGCAGATCCAACTCCACCGCCACCGGCGACCGGCGCGCGAGCGTGCGGATGGCCGGCACCAGCCCACCTTTGGACAGGATCGCCGGGTGCAGGCCGCGGGAGAGCTCCTGCAGGTCCGCGTAGAGCCCGGCAAGGCTGTCGACGGCGGCCGACAACTGGGCGCGCACCGGCCCCTCCGCCGCCGCCTCGGTGGCCCGTAATTGCAGGCTCAGCGCCACGATCCGCTGCTGGGCCCCGTCGTGCAGATCGCGTTCGAAACCACGGCGTGCCTCATCGGCGGCGGCCACGATGCGGGCCCGTGAGGCGGTCAGTTCCGTACGGGTCTCGGCGTTGGCGATCGCCGTCGACACCAGATCGGCGAAGTCACCGATGTGATCCTGAAACCGGGTCGAAAACGACTCCGGGCGACGGGATCCCACGATCATCGCGCCACGGACGACACCGCTCACGATCAACGGGGTGCCGGCGCCGGAACGTACCCCGAGCCCCTGCAGCCGTTCGGCGATAGGGCCGGACGCGGCACCGTAGTCGTCGATGTGCTCGGCGACGCCGGTCTTGCGAATGCGGGTGCTGATGCTGTCGCCGGTCAGCGGGAAGCGTTCCCCGACGAGCAGTGCAGCCCGAGTTTCGTCCCGGTCGCGGGAGGCCAGCACGACGCAGGCGTCGTCGGGATCGAAGCGCATCAAGGTCACATGGTCGGCGCCGAGACTGTCGCCGAGCTCGTCGACCGCCGCGGTGAACACCGCCGTCGGATCGGCGGACCGCGCGACCAGAGTGGCGACCCGGCGCAGCGCGGCCTGCTGCGCGGCGAGCCGGTCGGCGTGGCGTCTGCGCTCCTCGGCCTCGGCGGCACGCAGACGTGCCTGTCCGACAAGCACATTGGTCAACAGGGCCAGCGTCAGGAACACCGCCAGCGCCGGTGCCAGACTGTCGCGTCCCTCCAGGTGCAGGTACGCGTACACCGCCGCGCTGGCCAGCGATGTCGCGATGGCCAGCCCGAAATCCCAGCCCGCCGACACCACCAGCACCCCGAGCAGCAGCAGCGCGCCGAACGCGTTCTCCGGGGCAACCTGCTTGAGCGCGATCACCGCGCCGACCTCCGCGAGCAGGAAGACGATCGCGACCACGATGCCGAGGCCGAGGGGACGCGCGGTCGGGCGAACCACCTGGGCCAGCAGCCGATGAGGCAGTGTGTGCCAGTTCACCGGCTGATGGTAAGCAGACGAACCGCGCCGCGTCCGGTGAAGATTCCCGTTACCGGTAATGCCATCCCGGCCCGGCCCTGCCACTCTTGAGATATGAGAGTTCCGCGCTGCCTGATCGTCGACGACAGCGCCGCCTTCCGTGACGCCGCGCGCGCCATGTTGGAGCGCGGTGGCTTCGCGGTGGTCGGTGCGGCCGCGGACGCCGCCGAGG
This region of Mycolicibacterium diernhoferi genomic DNA includes:
- a CDS encoding TetR/AcrR family transcriptional regulator; protein product: MRRPSIPLPGQPGVKVDARSERWREHRKKVRAEIVEAAFRAIDRLGPNVSVREIAEEAGTAKPKIYRHFTDKSDMFAQIGERMRDMLWAAVIPSIDIESDSARQVIGRAVEHYVELVDQHPNVVRFLLQGRFADQSAAAMTTVNRGRDITLAIAEMVSGELKEMELDPAVFELAAFALFGTAASATDWWLGGNDDTPRRMPAEEFVAHMTTIMMGAVNGTAELVGVQIDPDQPIHNAVRRQESVQQPGA
- a CDS encoding GAF domain-containing sensor histidine kinase yields the protein MNWHTLPHRLLAQVVRPTARPLGLGIVVAIVFLLAEVGAVIALKQVAPENAFGALLLLGVLVVSAGWDFGLAIATSLASAAVYAYLHLEGRDSLAPALAVFLTLALLTNVLVGQARLRAAEAEERRRHADRLAAQQAALRRVATLVARSADPTAVFTAAVDELGDSLGADHVTLMRFDPDDACVVLASRDRDETRAALLVGERFPLTGDSISTRIRKTGVAEHIDDYGAASGPIAERLQGLGVRSGAGTPLIVSGVVRGAMIVGSRRPESFSTRFQDHIGDFADLVSTAIANAETRTELTASRARIVAAADEARRGFERDLHDGAQQRIVALSLQLRATEAAAEGPVRAQLSAAVDSLAGLYADLQELSRGLHPAILSKGGLVPAIRTLARRSPVAVELDLQIEERLPASVEVAAYYLVAESLTNAAKYAEAEVVTVTAAVEDGALRLSVGDDGVGGAAAGGGSGLIGLQDRVEALSGEFRVLSTPNVGTTVTASIPVSS
- a CDS encoding Atu4866 domain-containing protein, translated to MTNITRLALSVIGVLALTVTLGCTANAESLAPTGQQQRNEEVIRDAFALGVGDDDTFYAVLADDVEWTVARAGGASTYTGRAEFLRDGAAPIVSRLDGQIHAEIRELVAADDVVVASWRGTATARDGLPYVNEYAWVMTMRDERVVRVTAYLDLVALGELLERVSPDTAAGRPYLGMWTTADGRIRQELRPDGRYDEARGSRESAYTGRYEVRGERIEYRDDSGFTADGTFVTPDELHHGGMIFYRQPR
- a CDS encoding flavin-containing monooxygenase, which produces MSTDAVSTRALIIGSGFSGLGMGIALKKQGVDFLILEKADEIGGTWRDNTYPGCACDIPSHMYSFSFEPKADWTHMWSFQPEIFDYLKGVADKHGLRRHIRFGAHVDRAHWDEAESRWHVFDATGQEYVAQFLISGAGGLHIPSIPEIPGRDQFGGVAFHSAQWNHEVDIRGKRVAVIGTGASAIQIVPAIVDDVAELQLYQRTPAWVMPRPNNAFPQWMRTVFTRVPGVRALLRAGIYWIHEGVGFAMTQQPRLLKIGELMGKWNINRSIKDPELRRKLTPDYRAGCKRILNSDTYYRGIANPKTTVVTERIERMTPGGFVTADGAEHPVDVVIWATGFHVTDSYTYVDIKGADGEDLVDRWNAEGMAAHRGITVAGMPNLFFLLGPNTALGHNSVVFMIESQIRYVAQAIAAVDQAGAAALAPTRRAQDEYNADLQRHLAGTVFSTGGCHSWYMDAHGVNRTLWSGMTWQYWLATRSFKPSEYSFIRQRESVRS
- the nrdF gene encoding class 1b ribonucleoside-diphosphate reductase subunit beta, which encodes MKLIDRVSAINWNRLQDDKDAEVWERLTGNFWLPEKVPVSNDIPSWGTLNEHEKQLTMRVFTGLTLLDTIQGTVGAVSLIPDALTPHEEAVYTNIAFMESVHAKSYSNIFSTLCSTSEIDEAFRWSEENPNLQRKAQIVMDFYKGDDPLKRKVASTLLESFLFYSGFYLPMYWSSRAKLTNTADMIRLIIRDEAVHGYYIGYKFQKGLALETEARKQELKEYTYELLFELYDNEVEYTQDLYDGVGLTEDVKKFLRYNANKALMNLGYEALFPKDETDVNPAILSALSPNADENHDFFSGSGSSYVIGKAVVTEDEDWDF